A single Vibrio sp. YMD68 DNA region contains:
- a CDS encoding major capsid protein P2, which translates to MSQALRQAMNMLRSNVMPRRHEIDRWENIRAGGEAILTIPVGPTYWAIEFILNNLALTDIEYFQFKLNGRPHIHVTPQEMKKLAQEAGIHWDDSRPTLYFGDPSMLTWEGQFLKTMVTKVTDTWKCYVRIKSGVTNPEITSNALTTPSEPERYFLPEIISTSYRAGRAGFNDINIDNEADFYVSRLFMEGSDLEHIEIKRDGTTFLKGSVEDIDADLRRFKRVPQTDNLILDFVQQGFGALGVFNKMAPMGDLVFRVKKASAGDFPVLIEGVRQVTAFPSVK; encoded by the coding sequence ATGTCTCAAGCTCTACGCCAAGCTATGAATATGCTTCGCTCTAACGTCATGCCACGCCGTCATGAAATTGACCGCTGGGAAAATATCCGCGCGGGCGGTGAAGCTATTCTTACTATCCCGGTTGGTCCTACTTACTGGGCAATTGAATTTATCCTTAACAATCTTGCACTCACCGACATTGAGTATTTCCAGTTTAAGTTGAACGGTCGTCCTCATATTCACGTGACCCCTCAAGAAATGAAAAAGCTTGCACAGGAAGCGGGTATTCATTGGGATGATTCTCGTCCAACGTTGTATTTTGGCGATCCGTCAATGCTGACATGGGAAGGTCAGTTTTTAAAAACCATGGTCACTAAGGTTACTGATACATGGAAATGCTACGTGCGCATCAAATCGGGTGTAACCAACCCAGAAATTACGTCTAACGCACTCACAACACCAAGCGAGCCGGAGCGTTACTTCTTACCGGAAATCATATCTACGTCATACCGTGCAGGTCGAGCAGGCTTTAACGACATTAACATTGATAACGAAGCGGACTTTTACGTTTCACGCCTCTTTATGGAAGGCAGCGACTTAGAGCACATCGAAATTAAACGCGATGGCACCACCTTCTTAAAAGGCAGTGTCGAAGATATTGACGCTGACCTACGCCGTTTTAAGCGTGTACCTCAAACCGACAACCTAATCCTTGATTTTGTTCAGCAAGGCTTTGGGGCGCTCGGTGTCTTCAACAAAATGGCACCAATGGGTGATTTGGTGTTCCGAGTGAAAAAGGCCTCTGCCGGTGATTTTCCCGTTCTTATTGAAGGTGTTCGTCAAGTGACTGCCTTTCCATCAGTGAAGTAA
- a CDS encoding replication endonuclease, which translates to MLSTSFGNHFLDKLPRIVQDDVRFAISQRQKRTSATRENMQRFTNDAMKHALKWSPRIEDKFPFVDERTNAPDRPRFHSRARSSVELNHQVLMNDEALEHLAFNLTELFTRTMGDIAPTDTERGYLNALQYTFHEIEKVMKSVHINAPSLKKKHKDIVDAERELERAIRRCLDVDYLIRKFKFLRGQYIEFSQIALDRVGARKSQRHYVSRRSFARWRKKQIETKQFIDSMSVMSQETGQSFDLKDVVKRTTANPENRRIELVVRSRGDEERAIDLGYEGVFITWTLPSKYHRNSSKWGGYTPKEGHQNIMEQWKLARAWLKKLDIDWFGLRVAEPHKDGTPHAHLFLYVHPSQTAELIRLCEGIACNEDKPELYNKEGQFEKERRIKIERCDPAKGTATGYIIKYISKNINGAHMPETDAQEAAFSARAWASVHRIKQFSQSGAPSVGLWRQLRRATAQDTAFDEELEALREHADNSRWKGFCELGFKAKLAYEEKLNDYGDVVKRVIGIEWLGKVIETCSEHFNLVKTKDVKRLALALKKGGALPWSTENKCNQTPEKAVTPLEKALMDVTGWSVKGIQCLLAPLSKGAKVPIDKHITLSIQNGQLRVT; encoded by the coding sequence ATGCTAAGTACATCCTTTGGTAATCACTTCCTCGATAAACTGCCGCGCATCGTTCAAGACGATGTGCGCTTTGCCATATCTCAACGCCAAAAACGCACAAGCGCAACACGAGAGAATATGCAACGCTTTACCAATGACGCGATGAAACACGCCCTTAAGTGGTCGCCACGTATCGAAGATAAATTCCCGTTTGTGGATGAGCGCACCAATGCTCCTGACAGGCCTCGCTTTCATAGTCGCGCCCGCTCATCTGTTGAGTTGAATCATCAAGTGTTAATGAATGATGAAGCACTTGAACACTTAGCGTTTAATCTGACGGAGCTATTCACCCGAACCATGGGCGATATTGCGCCAACTGACACCGAACGAGGCTATTTGAACGCTTTGCAATACACTTTTCACGAAATAGAAAAGGTAATGAAAAGCGTCCATATCAACGCCCCCTCTCTTAAGAAAAAACACAAAGACATTGTTGATGCAGAAAGAGAGCTTGAACGCGCTATTCGTCGTTGTCTGGATGTGGATTACCTTATACGTAAGTTTAAATTTCTGCGAGGTCAATACATTGAATTTTCACAAATTGCCCTTGATAGAGTCGGAGCCCGTAAAAGTCAGCGTCATTATGTCTCTCGTCGGTCATTCGCTCGATGGCGTAAAAAGCAAATAGAAACCAAGCAATTCATTGATTCCATGTCAGTGATGAGTCAGGAGACAGGACAAAGTTTTGATTTAAAAGACGTCGTAAAGCGTACCACCGCCAATCCTGAAAACCGCCGTATTGAATTAGTGGTTCGCAGTCGGGGTGATGAAGAGCGTGCCATTGATTTGGGTTATGAAGGGGTATTCATTACATGGACATTACCAAGTAAATACCACCGTAATTCAAGTAAATGGGGAGGCTACACCCCTAAAGAGGGGCATCAAAACATCATGGAGCAATGGAAATTAGCCCGTGCTTGGCTCAAAAAATTAGATATTGACTGGTTTGGGCTACGAGTGGCTGAGCCACACAAAGACGGCACCCCACACGCTCACCTGTTTTTGTATGTTCATCCCTCACAAACGGCTGAGCTTATCCGCCTCTGTGAAGGTATTGCTTGCAATGAAGATAAGCCAGAGCTTTACAACAAAGAGGGGCAATTTGAAAAAGAGCGTCGAATTAAAATAGAACGTTGCGATCCTGCGAAAGGCACTGCAACGGGCTACATCATCAAATACATTTCCAAGAACATTAACGGGGCACACATGCCAGAAACAGACGCACAAGAGGCCGCATTCTCTGCCCGTGCGTGGGCATCCGTTCATCGTATTAAGCAGTTTTCTCAAAGTGGTGCACCTTCAGTTGGCCTATGGCGTCAACTGCGTCGAGCCACCGCACAAGACACAGCCTTTGATGAGGAATTAGAAGCCCTTCGAGAACATGCGGACAATTCACGCTGGAAGGGGTTTTGTGAGTTGGGCTTTAAGGCAAAGCTAGCCTATGAAGAAAAATTAAATGATTACGGTGATGTGGTCAAACGGGTCATTGGTATTGAGTGGCTCGGTAAGGTGATCGAAACCTGCAGCGAGCACTTTAATTTGGTGAAAACTAAAGACGTCAAACGCCTTGCTCTTGCTCTTAAAAAGGGCGGCGCCCTTCCTTGGAGCACTGAAAATAAGTGTAACCAGACTCCAGAAAAGGCGGTTACACCACTAGAGAAAGCATTGATGGACGTGACCGGATGGAGCGTTAAAGGTATTCAATGCTTGCTCGCACCACTGTCAAAGGGGGCAAAAGTTCCCATTGATAAACACATCACCCTAAGTATCCAAAATGGGCAGCTTAGGGTGACATAA
- a CDS encoding Lar family restriction alleviation protein, which translates to MSTFIPLRAIKDCQHCGSNEAYCEKTIFPRAYHKPVYTVVCVECGCESEEAYTHNSAIEAWNMKGSASC; encoded by the coding sequence GTGAGTACCTTTATCCCATTAAGAGCGATCAAAGATTGCCAACATTGCGGCAGTAACGAAGCGTATTGTGAAAAAACCATCTTCCCACGTGCCTACCATAAACCCGTTTACACCGTGGTTTGTGTTGAGTGCGGTTGTGAGAGTGAAGAAGCGTACACCCATAATAGCGCAATTGAAGCGTGGAACATGAAAGGCTCAGCCTCATGCTAA
- a CDS encoding helix-turn-helix transcriptional regulator, producing the protein MGLGKKIKAVRIAEELSQLDFSQLTDISIDSLRSYENDRRTVNEINMIKVTKHERFKKYAYWLTTDETLPESGQIAPDFSILLELGIVEKSTDDKKSA; encoded by the coding sequence ATGGGCTTGGGAAAAAAAATTAAAGCAGTACGCATCGCTGAGGAATTAAGTCAACTGGATTTTTCACAACTAACTGATATTTCGATAGATTCTCTAAGAAGTTATGAGAATGACAGAAGAACGGTAAATGAAATAAATATGATTAAAGTCACAAAACATGAACGGTTTAAAAAGTACGCCTATTGGCTTACTACCGATGAAACCCTCCCAGAATCCGGCCAGATAGCACCGGATTTTTCTATCCTATTAGAACTCGGCATTGTCGAAAAAAGCACCGACGACAAAAAGAGTGCTTAA
- a CDS encoding tyrosine-type recombinase/integrase produces the protein MLLKVENGYSSSYAPEQVFKLKRKAVQLDMRLKLELERQGAKQQDNRTLDELISIWYRLHGKALKDHVRLRKLLYRLSEGLGNPIGSQLTASDFSAYREERTKTISTTTANREHSYLRAMFNELERLGVTAFPNPLAKIRQFKEREGELRYLSHEEIDQLLEACASSTNRSLIYVVKVCLATGARWDEAESLKPSQIKDGKITFLNTKSGKNRSVPIKPWLFDELHRIEPISDNKLFLSSLSAFRKAVARSKIELPKGQMTHVLRHTFASHYVVGGGNIVKLRDTLGHSEITTTMRYAHLAPDHLEEVLELNPLNQHFRY, from the coding sequence ATGCTGCTAAAAGTTGAAAATGGATATTCATCCAGTTATGCACCCGAGCAAGTTTTTAAGCTCAAGCGTAAGGCTGTACAACTGGATATGCGCCTCAAATTAGAGTTAGAACGACAAGGTGCCAAACAACAAGACAACCGAACGCTAGATGAACTAATCAGCATTTGGTATAGGCTGCACGGGAAAGCATTAAAAGACCACGTTAGATTACGGAAATTGTTGTATCGATTGTCGGAAGGGCTGGGGAATCCTATCGGTAGTCAACTGACGGCTTCAGACTTTTCTGCCTATCGTGAGGAAAGAACTAAAACGATCAGTACAACTACAGCAAACCGTGAGCATAGTTATCTTAGGGCAATGTTTAATGAGTTAGAAAGACTAGGGGTTACTGCGTTCCCCAACCCCCTAGCCAAGATTCGCCAATTCAAAGAAAGGGAAGGGGAGCTACGCTATCTCTCTCATGAAGAAATCGATCAGTTATTGGAAGCCTGCGCCTCTTCAACTAATCGCTCATTGATTTACGTGGTAAAGGTTTGTCTTGCTACGGGCGCAAGATGGGACGAAGCGGAAAGTTTAAAGCCCTCGCAAATCAAAGATGGAAAGATCACCTTTCTGAACACGAAATCAGGTAAGAACCGAAGCGTTCCGATTAAGCCTTGGCTTTTTGATGAGTTGCATAGAATTGAACCAATCAGTGATAACAAGTTATTTCTAAGCAGTTTGTCAGCATTTCGCAAGGCGGTAGCACGAAGCAAAATTGAATTACCTAAAGGCCAAATGACTCACGTTCTACGGCACACCTTTGCGAGTCACTATGTGGTAGGTGGTGGAAATATTGTGAAGTTGAGGGATACGTTAGGTCATAGTGAGATCACAACAACAATGAGATACGCGCATTTAGCTCCTGACCATCTAGAAGAGGTGTTAGAGCTGAATCCGTTAAATCAGCATTTTCGTTATTAG
- the suhB gene encoding inositol-1-monophosphatase, whose translation MHPMLNIAIRAARKAGNHIAKSLETSDKIETTLKGTHDFVTNVDQEAETLIIDTIKASYPDHSIIAEENGLIEGKDNDVQWIIDPMDGTPNFVKGLPHFAVSIAVRINGKTEVACVYDPMLNELFTAQRGAGAQLNNSRLRVNPLKDLNGAVLATGFPYKQKQHSDSYFKIMSSLFVDCADFRRTGSPALDLCYLASGRVDGFFELGLKPWQLAAAELVARESGAILTDFSGGTDYMKSGNTVGSSARGVKSILKHIRENGNEAMLK comes from the coding sequence ATGCATCCAATGCTAAACATTGCTATTCGCGCTGCGCGAAAAGCTGGCAACCATATTGCTAAATCGCTAGAAACTTCAGATAAAATTGAAACTACTCTGAAAGGTACGCACGACTTTGTTACCAATGTAGATCAAGAAGCTGAAACACTGATCATCGATACCATTAAAGCTTCATACCCTGATCACTCAATTATTGCTGAAGAAAACGGTCTTATCGAAGGAAAAGATAATGACGTGCAATGGATCATTGACCCAATGGATGGAACGCCAAACTTTGTAAAAGGCTTGCCACACTTCGCTGTATCTATTGCTGTTCGCATTAATGGCAAAACTGAAGTGGCTTGTGTTTACGACCCAATGTTAAACGAACTGTTCACCGCTCAACGTGGTGCAGGTGCACAGCTTAATAATAGCCGCCTTCGTGTTAACCCACTAAAAGACCTCAACGGCGCTGTTCTTGCGACTGGCTTTCCTTACAAGCAAAAGCAACACTCTGACTCTTACTTCAAAATAATGTCTTCTCTATTTGTTGACTGTGCTGATTTCCGCCGTACCGGTTCACCAGCCCTTGACCTATGTTACTTAGCTTCAGGTCGCGTGGATGGTTTCTTTGAGCTAGGCCTAAAGCCTTGGCAACTCGCAGCTGCAGAACTCGTAGCTCGCGAATCTGGAGCAATCTTGACAGACTTCTCTGGTGGCACTGATTACATGAAATCGGGTAATACTGTTGGTTCTAGTGCTCGCGGTGTTAAATCGATTCTTAAGCATATCCGTGAGAACGGAAACGAAGCAATGCTAAAGTAA
- the trmJ gene encoding tRNA (cytosine(32)/uridine(32)-2'-O)-methyltransferase TrmJ: MLDNVKIVLVGTSHSGNIGSAARAMKVMGLKHLVLVDPQCEVDDQALALAAGASDLVENATIVDNLSKAVEDCGLVVGSSARSRTLEWPMLEPRECGEKFAVEGLSHPVALVFGRERTGLTNEELQTCHYHVCIPANPEYSSLNLAMAVQTLSYEVRVAHLALEQSKYTKSHDLQEEYPRHKELEMFYEHLENVIIGTQFISKEQPGQVMNKLKRLFSRARPEVQEINILRGILTSIEKREK, from the coding sequence ATGTTAGACAACGTTAAGATTGTACTCGTTGGTACGTCACACTCAGGAAATATAGGTTCAGCCGCTCGTGCTATGAAAGTTATGGGTCTAAAGCACCTGGTTTTAGTCGACCCTCAGTGTGAAGTAGACGATCAAGCTCTTGCGTTAGCGGCTGGTGCCAGTGATTTAGTCGAAAACGCGACTATCGTCGATAACTTATCTAAAGCTGTTGAAGACTGCGGATTGGTTGTAGGCTCTAGCGCTCGGTCCCGTACTTTAGAGTGGCCGATGCTAGAGCCTAGAGAGTGTGGTGAAAAGTTTGCTGTCGAAGGGCTAAGCCATCCTGTTGCTTTGGTGTTTGGTCGTGAAAGAACCGGTCTGACAAATGAAGAGCTGCAAACTTGCCATTACCATGTGTGTATCCCCGCTAATCCCGAATATAGCTCATTGAACTTAGCGATGGCTGTACAAACTCTGAGTTATGAAGTTAGAGTTGCACACCTAGCATTAGAGCAAAGTAAATATACTAAGAGTCATGACTTACAAGAAGAATACCCTCGTCACAAAGAGCTAGAAATGTTCTATGAGCACCTTGAAAATGTGATCATTGGGACCCAATTCATATCCAAAGAACAACCAGGGCAAGTAATGAATAAACTTAAGAGGTTATTCAGTAGAGCACGCCCTGAAGTTCAGGAAATCAATATCCTCAGAGGGATTTTGACATCTATAGAAAAAAGAGAAAAATAG